One genomic region from Phoenix dactylifera cultivar Barhee BC4 unplaced genomic scaffold, palm_55x_up_171113_PBpolish2nd_filt_p 000046F, whole genome shotgun sequence encodes:
- the LOC103710116 gene encoding probable monogalactosyldiacylglycerol synthase 3, chloroplastic: protein MVTSVASPRRSIREAVFQSVLAYHQQQEQQQGRHKRSLTWGGQASAGGLNDDDEPGFWEEEEGTMELVQLGAERTKNVLILMSDTGGGHRASAEAIRDAFRIEFGDEYRVFVKDLFKEHAGWPLTNMERSYKFMVKHVQLWKVAFHSTSPRWVHCLYLASLAAFYAKKVEAGLKKYKPDIIISVHPLMQHIPLWVLKWQGLQNRVVFVTVITDLNTCHPTWFHTGVNRCYCPSEEVSKKALLDGLEPSQIRVFGLPIRPSFCRAVLVKEDLRKELEMDPELPAALLMGGGEGMGPVKKTAKALGESLFDKEHDKPIGQLVVICGRNQTLSSALQAYPWKIPVKIRGFETQMEKWMGACDCIITKAGPGTIAEALIRGLPIILNDFIPGQEVGNVPYVVDNGAGVFSKSSKQTASLVAGWFGPESEELKRMSQNALKLAQPDAVFDIVKDINELAQQLGPLSRISYSLTSSFYQPM, encoded by the exons ATGGTGACGTCGGTGGCGTCGCCGAGGAGGTCGATAAGGGAGGCCGTGTTCCAGAGCGTGCTGGCCTACCACCAGCAGCAGGAGCAGCAGCAGGGGAGGCACAAGAGGAGCTTGACGTGGGGCGGACAGGCCAGCGCCGGCGGGCTTAACGATGACGACGAGCCCGGGTtctgggaggaggaggaggggaccaTGGAGCTCGTCCAGTTGGGGGCGGAGCGGACCAAGAACGTGCTGATTCTTATGAGCGATACAGGGGGTGGGCATCGCGCCTCCGCCGAGGCCATACGCGACGCCTTCCGCATCGAGTTCGGGGATGAATACAGG GTATTTGTGAAGGATTTGTTCAAAGAACATGCTGGTTGGCCACTGACCAATATGGAGCGGTCATACAAGTTCATGGTGAAGCATGTCCAGCTATGGAAGGTGGCCTTCCACAGTACCTCTCCTCGTTGGGTCCATTGCTTATATCTTGCTTCACTTGCTGCCTTCTATGCCAA GAAGGTGGAGGCTGGTTTGAAGAAGTACAAGCCAGACATCATCATCAGTGTCCATCCCCTCATGCAGCACATTCCTCTGTGGGTGCTCAAGTGGCAGGGCCTTCAGAACCGAGTAGTTTTTGTTACCGTCATCACCGACCTTAACACTTGCCACCCCACATG GTTCCACACTGGTGTCAACAGATGCTACTGCCCTTCAGAGGAAGTTTCCAAGAAGGCATTGCTGGATGGCCTAGAGCCTTCTCAAATTCGAGTGTTTGGTTTGCCAATCCGGCCATCCTTCTGTCGTGCAGTTCTAGTCAAG GAAGACTTGAGAAAGGAGCTTGAGATGGATCCTGAATTGCCTGCAGCGTTGCTGATGGGAGGAGGTGAGGGAATGGGTCCAGTCAAGAAGACTGCGAAGGCTCTTGGAGAATCTCTATTTGACAAGGAGCATGACAAACCAATTGGGCAGCTAGTTGTTATTTGTGGCCGTAACCAAACTTTGAGCTCCGCGCTACAGGCTTATCCATGGAAAATCCCTGTGAAG ATAAGAGGATTTGAGACCCAGATGGAGAAATGGATGGGAGCTTGTGATTGCATTATAACAAAG GCGGGACCAGGTACTATTGCTGAAGCTCTGATTAGGGGACTTCCTATTATCCTCAATGACTTCATCCCTGGACAG GAAGTTGGCAATGTACCCTATGTCGTTGACAATGGAGCTGGAGTGTTCTCCAAAAGCTCAAAGCAAACAGCCAGTCTAGTTGCTGGTTGGTTTGGCCCTGAATCAGAAGAGTTAAAGAGGATGTCACAGAATGCATTGAAACTGGCACAGCCTGATGCTGTTTTCGACATCGTCAAGGACATCAATGAGCTGGCTCAACAGCTCGGGCCCCTCTCTCGCATCTCTTATTCCCTGACTTCATCATTCTACCAACCAATGTAA